AGCGCACTGACGATGCCGTCACCAGTATTGGCGTAGTCCAGGAAAATGAGGTGTCCCGATTGTTCGCCACCAAGGTTAAAGCCGCCAAAGCGCATCCGGTCAAGCACGTAGCGGTCGCCAACATTGGTGCGGATGAGTTTGAGGTCGATAGATTCTAGGTAGCGCTCTAAGCCAATGTTGCTCATAACCGTGGTAACAACAGCGCCACCGCGCAGAGCGGCGCGCTGCTTTAAATAATGGGCGGCAATGCCGATCAGTTGATCGCCGTCTACGGTTTGTCCAAAGCGATCGACCACAATTAAGCGATCCGCATCACCATCCAGCGCAATGCCGATGTCGGCATTCGAGGCTACAACGGCTTGCGCCAAACTGTTGACATTGGTGGCGCCGCACTCTTTGTTGATATTCGTTCCATCTGGATAACAATGGATGGGAATAACTTCCGCACGGAGCTCGCGAAATACTTCGGGAGCCACTTTATAAGCCGCACCATTGGCGCAGTCGACAACGATTTTCAGCCCCTCAAGGGTCATGCCACGCGGGAACGAGCTTTTGCAGTATTCGATATAGCGTTCCATCGCCCCTTCTATCCGTTTCGCTTTTCCAAGGCGATCACGTTTCGCCATCCACGCGTCGGATATCCCTTCTTGAAGACTTTTTTCGATGCGTAACTCCAGTTCGTCATCAAGTTTAAAGCCGTGCTGATCAAAGATTTTAATACCGTTGTCGTAATAGGGATTATGTGAGGCGGAGAGGACAATGCCCGCGTCGGCACGGAGGGTTTTGGTCATATACGCAATGCCGGGAGTTGGTAATGGGCCAAGCAAAACGGCATCAACACCAGCAGCGGTTATGCCAGCTACGAGCGAGTTTTCGAGCATATATCCAGAGCGGCGGGTATCTTTCCCGATAACGATTTTACGTTTCTGTGATCCGTCGCTAAACAAATTGGCGACGGCCATTCCCACTTTAAGCACAAAGTCAGCCGTCATAGGAAAGCAGCCTGCTTCGCCGCGGATGCCATCGGTGCCGAAGAGTTTTTTCATGGAGAGAATTCCTTTTTAATGTGATCGAATGTATGGCGATCATGATAATCGGGGGGAATGTGAGAAACAATCAAAATTTCATGGAATGGTGGAAAACTATTGCGAAAGTGATGGGAGGTGATGTCGAGGGCTCAAGGGGGTGTGTCAGGCGACGGTAGTGTGATATTTTGCTGCATTGAGCGATAACGGAAACATCGTATTATTTAGTGAGTTTACTGAGATATTAAGCCTTGACACTCCATGTGTTTTTTTTGTATTTGTGAACTCAGATACGTTGCCGAGGCGCCGTTTTTACATTACGTTGCGAACGTGATAGGTGGGATTATGCTGGTAAAGCGTTCTATTATTTCGTTGTTGATTCCCGTTCTTGCGGTCTCCTCCTCAGTGGCGTTTACACTCCATGAGGGTTTTCTGCGTGCTCTTGAAAACAATACTGATCTGTTGGTGCGAAAAAATAATACCGTGATTATTGATCGCGATATTGATGCTGCGCGTGCTCTTGTTCGACCGCGTCTGGATGCTATCGGACGTATGCAACGAGAGGAGCTTAGAGATTCAGGAAATTCGTTCAGTGATTATCGTCGTAACACCTCTCATTGGGAATTGATTCTGACTCAGCCACTTTACGATGGCGGCGACGCCCAATATGAGCGGAGTTTACAGGAGAGTCGACGGGTATCAGCCGAGTATTATTTGCGAGAGATATCGAATCAGACAGCTTTGCGCTATGTTGAAGCATATCTAACGGTGTTGCAGGAACAAGCACTTTTGAAGCTTGCAAATGATTCGTGGCGTGTGAATAAAGATATTTTTGAAAAAGTAAAACGCAAGGTTGATTCCGGTCATGGTACGCGTTTAGAGCTGGAGCGATCGCTAGCAAAGCTGAACGAAGCGACTGTCAATATGACTGTTCAAAGGAAGAATTTTCGTGAGTCACTCGTACTGCTTCGTGATTTCGTGCAGACAGAGGTGAGTGCGGATGAGCTTGTTTTGCCCCGCTTCTATGCTGCATTGCCGAATTCGTTAGATGACGCGCTTCGTATTGCTCTTTTGGAACATCCCTCCATGAAGGTTTCGCTGAATAATATTAGTGTTGCTCTCTATGAATACCGTCGGGACGATAAGCGGATGAAACCTGCAATTGACCTGATTAGCCGTTATCGCCAAGGTGATGAAATACCTAGCGTAGGATCTGCTACCGATGAGTTCAGTGTGGGTATAGAGGTGCGCTATAATATTTACCGTGGTGGGCGTGATCAGGCGCTTGGTGAAAAGGGGCTCCGTTATGTGGAAGAGAAAAAAATCCTTTTGCAGCAAACTGAGCAGCAAATTGAAAATCGGTTGAGATTGGCGTGGAATACACTCGAAATGGGCGAAAGCAACATCCTCTCTGCCAAAGATTTTGCCTTCTCTAAAGGGCAAGTACTACGGACGACCCTCACTGAATTTGATCTTGGTACGGTTGACTTAAACTCCGTGCTTGAGGCGGAAGAAGAGAGTGTTAATGCTCAAAAGATGGTTATTCGAGCAGAATTTGAGGCTGTTTTGGCAAAATATCGCGTACTTGAAGGGACAGGGGCGCTTGCAGCCACATTAGTACGCGATGAAGGCCGTTTTGGTGGTACGGTTGCTGGTGAGAATGTGACCGAAGTTTCTCGATTTTCAGAGCCTTCGCGAGATGCCAACCTGCCGGTATCGGATTCCCAAAGGGGTTTTAGTGATTCTTTAAATAGGTTTGCTCTTGATTGGTCATCGGGATCATCTGTGCCTTTCGGTGAGCCGAAATCGGTTGGAGATACACAACAAGGTGGCAAAAGCGAGGGCAAAACCGTACCCATCGAAAAGGTGCCTCTCGAGCACTCCTGTTATACGGTCACGGCGCAGCAGCTCAATCATCGCGCAGCACCAGATCGCTGGAGTGCCGTTGTCGGGTTGTTTACTTTTGGTGAGCAGGTGTGCGGTGGGAAAGAGGATAGTGGATGGGTGAGGATTGGTGATGGGTGGCTTCGCTCTCGCCATTTACAACCGATTAATGAGGGGTATCATAATAGTTCCCCAGAAGAACTCATTACCGATTCAAACAAACTGATGGTTTCTCACGCACGCAGTAAAATCAAATCTTCCTTCACTGCGCCATTTGTTGAACAAATTGGCGAGAGCCATCCATGAAAGGGCATGAAAACACAGAATTTCACGAGGATATTCTCCGGAAGTATAAAGGAGACCCGGTTCTCGATAGTTTAGTGATCTACTGCAAGCTTAATGGGCGGCCATACACGCAGGAGTCGTTGGTCGCGGGACTCCCAATAGAACAGGGGCGGAATACCCCGACATTATTTTCAAAAAAAAGTTCAAAATCGCTCTTTTCTCGTGCTGCTGCTCGGGCGGGATTTAGAACGAAAATATTCAAAACAAAATTGCGCGAAATAAATCCGTTGCTTCTTCCGTCTATTTTGCTGCTTCACGGCCGTCACTCTGATGATGATGTTGCGGCCTGTGTTTTGTTGGGGTTCAATGACGAAATGACCCATGCACGAGTTATACTCCCAGAGCTTCCAGATGTTGAAAACACGGTAGCGTTGGCCGAACTTGAGCAGCGCTACTTCGGCATTTCCATACTTCTCAAAAAAGAGATTCAATTAGAAGAAAAAGAGCTTGGCATTCAGAGTGTCCGTGAAAACCACTGGTTCTGGGGGGCATTTAAGATAGTCAAAGAAATCTATCGTGATGTCATAGTGGCATCATTTTTGATCAATATTTTTGTGCTCGCAACGCCGCTTTTTACTATGAATGTGTATGATCGAGTGGTACCGAACGGCGCAGTAGACACGCTTTGGGTTCTTTCGATCGGTATTGGCGTAGTATATGTGGTGGACGTGCTACTGAAGTTTCTCCGTTCGTATTTCCTAGAAACGGCGGGTAAAAAGACGGATATTATTGCGTCATCTATCATATTCGAGCGGATATTGGATTTGCGGATGTCCTCATTACCCAACTCGATTGGGTCGCTCGCGAATATAGTCAAAGAATTCGAAAGTATCCGTTCATTTCTTACCTCTTCAACGGTTACGTTGCTTATTGATCTCCCCTTCGTGGTTATCTTTTTGTGGGTGATCTACTACATTGGCGGCTCAGTAGTTTTGGTGCCAATTACAGTGATTATACTCATTCTCTTGTACACACATTATGCTCGTGGCAAACTCAATGAAAGTATCAAAGAGTCTTATGGTGCCGGTTCAGCGAAAAACGGTGTGTTGATCGAGAGCCTTTCTTCAATTGAAACACTGAAGGCTCTTGGCTCGCTTGGGTATGCGCAGTGGAAGTGGGAAGAGGCGACAGCAGATATTGCCGAAAAAAGCATCAATACGAAAGTTATCTCAGCATCTATCACAACAATAACGTCTTTTTTGCTTCAACTTAATACGGTACTGATTATAATTCTTGGCGTCTATATGATTATAGATATGAATTTATCCATGGGCGGGTTAATCGCTGTAGTTATTATTTCGTCACGCACGATTGCTCCTATGGGGCAGGTTGCGAGTTTGCTGGCTACGTGGGAGCACACGAAAACCTCGTACAAAGCTCTTGATGATCTGATGAATCTCCCTGTCGAGCATCCTCATGGGAAAAAATTCATTGCTCGCCCAGAGTACCGAGGAAAAATTGATTTTCGGGGAGTAAGTTTTACGTATCCGGGGAGTGCGAAAGAGACACTGCGAAATGTCTCTTTCACCATCGAGCCTGGCGAAAAAGTTGCCGTTCTTGGCAAGATAGGCTCAGGGAAATCAACTATTCAAAAAATGCTCACTGCGCTGTATTACGCTGATGAAGGGGCTATTTTGATTGATGGCATTGATATTAAACAACTTGACCCTGCCGAGTTGCGCAAAAATATTGCCTATGTAGCCCAAGAGCCACTGCTTTTTTCCGGAACTATCAAAGAAAATATTATTTATCGCGCGCCTCATTCTGATGACGAGGACTTTCTTCGTGTGGCTGAGGTAAGTGGCGTAATGGACTTTGTACAGCGCCATCCGAAAGGTTTCGATATTCCTGTTGGTGAAAAAGGATCCTTGCTTTCCGGTGGTCAGCGGCAATGCGTTTCTATTGCGCGTTCGTTGCTGCTTGATAGTCCAATGGTGCTTCTTGATGAGCCGACAAATCAGATGGACAGTTCAACGGAGCAACTCTTCATCAATCGGATGCGCACGTATCTTGCGACAAAAACTATGATTCTGGTCACACATAAAACATCGCTTCTGGCGCTTGTGGATCGGATTATTGTGTTGGACGAAGGGCTTGTCGTGATGGATGGCTCGCGAGACGAAATAATTCAAAAACTACGCAGCTGAAATGGTCTGTCAAAGTGGGAGTCGTAAGGCATGAAAAAGATAATGCTTGGAATGATTTTTTCCGTACTAATTGTGGTGGCAGGCTGTGCTCCGAAACATCCGTATTCTGATGCAGAGATAGCTCATCTGCTTGATCTGCGCCATCGGCTCGCTCATGTCGAAAAGCGACTCGACGTGCTTGCTGCACGGAATGAGGAAGATCAAATGGTGTTGGTGCATTACGGCAATGCTATAAAAAATGTAGAATTACAAATGGCGAAATTTCAGGGGACAATACTTGTAGATGATTTTAAGTATCGCCATTACTCCTACCACGCGAATCCTAGCTTGGCATCTCTTTCGTTCGAGCCGGTTTTGTTTCAACTGATTCGGGATGCGGCGCTGACGGATGAGACTGGGGCAATACAGTTGAGCTGGAGCGCTGGACGAATTTTCCGGTCTTCCAAACGAGTGAATGGGAGCTTTTTAGTAGATAGTTATTATGATGCTGGCGAATACAGTACCCCCGAAAAAACTCTTTTTGTTCCCGAAGTCGCCTTGTTTCCTGAAATCCATGAGTAGGCAAGCAGATCATTTGCAACTTTTACCGTGCGCGGTGGTGAAATATTTATTGAGAAGGGACGTTTCTCATGCCTGAAGTAGAACAGAAATTGCGCGATGAAGAACTGACAAAGAGCTTCCGGTTTCAGAATCGTGAATTGCTTGATAATTATGTTGTTTTGGCGCTTACCGATACGCAGGGCATTATTAAACACGTCAGCACAAACTTGTGTAATCTCTTTGGATATCGCCATTCTGACCTGATAGATCGCTCTTACGATTTCCTGATAGATAAAGGTGCTA
This Chrysiogenes arsenatis DSM 11915 DNA region includes the following protein-coding sequences:
- the glmM gene encoding phosphoglucosamine mutase, coding for MKKLFGTDGIRGEAGCFPMTADFVLKVGMAVANLFSDGSQKRKIVIGKDTRRSGYMLENSLVAGITAAGVDAVLLGPLPTPGIAYMTKTLRADAGIVLSASHNPYYDNGIKIFDQHGFKLDDELELRIEKSLQEGISDAWMAKRDRLGKAKRIEGAMERYIEYCKSSFPRGMTLEGLKIVVDCANGAAYKVAPEVFRELRAEVIPIHCYPDGTNINKECGATNVNSLAQAVVASNADIGIALDGDADRLIVVDRFGQTVDGDQLIGIAAHYLKQRAALRGGAVVTTVMSNIGLERYLESIDLKLIRTNVGDRYVLDRMRFGGFNLGGEQSGHLIFLDYANTGDGIVSALQILAIMVQEGKNIDALASRVPRFPQVLINRTVSKKTPIEDLPRTTKRIAEIDALLGNSGRTLIRYSGTENKIRVMLEGDDQTQIQQWAEELAELIVTEIGA
- a CDS encoding TolC family protein; this encodes MLVKRSIISLLIPVLAVSSSVAFTLHEGFLRALENNTDLLVRKNNTVIIDRDIDAARALVRPRLDAIGRMQREELRDSGNSFSDYRRNTSHWELILTQPLYDGGDAQYERSLQESRRVSAEYYLREISNQTALRYVEAYLTVLQEQALLKLANDSWRVNKDIFEKVKRKVDSGHGTRLELERSLAKLNEATVNMTVQRKNFRESLVLLRDFVQTEVSADELVLPRFYAALPNSLDDALRIALLEHPSMKVSLNNISVALYEYRRDDKRMKPAIDLISRYRQGDEIPSVGSATDEFSVGIEVRYNIYRGGRDQALGEKGLRYVEEKKILLQQTEQQIENRLRLAWNTLEMGESNILSAKDFAFSKGQVLRTTLTEFDLGTVDLNSVLEAEEESVNAQKMVIRAEFEAVLAKYRVLEGTGALAATLVRDEGRFGGTVAGENVTEVSRFSEPSRDANLPVSDSQRGFSDSLNRFALDWSSGSSVPFGEPKSVGDTQQGGKSEGKTVPIEKVPLEHSCYTVTAQQLNHRAAPDRWSAVVGLFTFGEQVCGGKEDSGWVRIGDGWLRSRHLQPINEGYHNSSPEELITDSNKLMVSHARSKIKSSFTAPFVEQIGESHP
- a CDS encoding type I secretion system permease/ATPase; the protein is MKGHENTEFHEDILRKYKGDPVLDSLVIYCKLNGRPYTQESLVAGLPIEQGRNTPTLFSKKSSKSLFSRAAARAGFRTKIFKTKLREINPLLLPSILLLHGRHSDDDVAACVLLGFNDEMTHARVILPELPDVENTVALAELEQRYFGISILLKKEIQLEEKELGIQSVRENHWFWGAFKIVKEIYRDVIVASFLINIFVLATPLFTMNVYDRVVPNGAVDTLWVLSIGIGVVYVVDVLLKFLRSYFLETAGKKTDIIASSIIFERILDLRMSSLPNSIGSLANIVKEFESIRSFLTSSTVTLLIDLPFVVIFLWVIYYIGGSVVLVPITVIILILLYTHYARGKLNESIKESYGAGSAKNGVLIESLSSIETLKALGSLGYAQWKWEEATADIAEKSINTKVISASITTITSFLLQLNTVLIIILGVYMIIDMNLSMGGLIAVVIISSRTIAPMGQVASLLATWEHTKTSYKALDDLMNLPVEHPHGKKFIARPEYRGKIDFRGVSFTYPGSAKETLRNVSFTIEPGEKVAVLGKIGSGKSTIQKMLTALYYADEGAILIDGIDIKQLDPAELRKNIAYVAQEPLLFSGTIKENIIYRAPHSDDEDFLRVAEVSGVMDFVQRHPKGFDIPVGEKGSLLSGGQRQCVSIARSLLLDSPMVLLDEPTNQMDSSTEQLFINRMRTYLATKTMILVTHKTSLLALVDRIIVLDEGLVVMDGSRDEIIQKLRS